A region of the Fastidiosipila sp. genome:
ACTCAGATAGCCTATTACGCGATCCGGATCGTCTCCCTGATTGAAGGGCAGGACGGTTGTTTCGATTAGGAAGTATTCGCCTGTATTCCACCAGGTTTCAACGGCCACCTGAGCGTGACCGGGGGGGAAGACCAGCATCACATGCATGTCAGCAGAAAGGAGCGCACTGGCCATAACAAGCGCCGTCTCAATACAAACACCGCTGCGGCTGAGAAGAACGTCATCGGGCAGGAGAACCCGCTGGTGCAAGCCCTGCGTCATGGAGAAGGCACCCATGTTATAGCGCACGCCCATATCACTCATGGCGCCCTGGATCCCAAGTACCTGATAAAGGACATTCATGTAATACTCTTCCGGTCCAAAGAGTGCGCATAACTGATAGCCCTGAAAGGAATTAAATTGGCCATCAGTGGCTTCATTCAGCCATGTGATGGCCTTGCGCTTCAAATCGAGAATACCGTTGGATTCGGGAGTCAGCCAGGCCATGGCATTGTCAAGATTGGAGGATCCGAACTCGTCTTCCCAGAGAATGAAATCGTACTGGCTCATCAGTTTGATCGGAATACTTTCCTGAGCATAGCAGCGGCCGGATTCAAGGTCGGTGAGGGACACAACGATTTGCGCGTCCTTGCTGGAGCTCAAATTCAATTCACCGGTCAGCGGAGGAGGTTTAATATAGAAAGTCGTGATCTGTTCGGTAAGGGTCAACTTTTGTTCATAAGTTTGTGTGAAACCGGGTATTTCAACCTTCAACAAAATATCGGTGTCTTCACCCTCGACCGTTGCCGTGAGAATGACAAGGGAATCCACGGACGGGTAGAGGGACGGATAAACCGCCTCGGGATGTTTAAAATTGACCGTTACCTTCTTTTCAGCGCGCAGATAGCTGTATTCAGTCCAATCTGAATTCTGAACAGCCGCTTTCCCGTCTTCCGGGGAAGCTAGCAGAAGCCGTATATTCGATTTGAGCTCGTCGTGAAGAAGAAACAGGCCGGTACGCAGCCGTTCCAGTATCCGTTCGTGTTGAAAGACGGTCTCTTCGGTCAAGCGGATACGAAATTTTAGATCCTGAATAAAAACCCGATCCAAGGTATTAAAGATTGCATCAAGCCGTAAATGATCCGCAATGCCCTCGCTGAGAAGCTGCACAACGGTAATCAGTGACTCAGTGGCAGCTTTGAGGCTTTCCCCTAGTTCGAGGTACTTGGCATAGGTCGGCTGCATGAAAACGGGGCATGCCAATGCTTTAACCTTGTCGAAGGTCTCATCCACCAGATTGTATAAGTCGGTGGACATCAAGCCGAGATCGGTATAGCTGTCGGTATCAAAACTGTCGACGCTTTCCATCAAGGCATCCACATCTAAACGGAAGGTGAATAAGGCGATCAGATCTTCAAGCACAGACGTGGACTTTGCAAAATAGTGTTGTGCTGCGGCAATGGTCTGGTCGATCCGGCTGGATCCCCTGGTCGGAATCAGGTTGACCGCCTTTTCCATTTCCTCGAGCTGTTTCAAAAGGGCGTTCAGCTCAGCAACTTTTTTCCGCGTGACATACGCCTTTTCCTGTGCTTCCCGTGCGGCACCAGATTCAAGGTTTTTCCTCATGGAATCCAGATTCTGCTTTGCCGTCTTCAGATCTCCCTTGATGCTGGACTCGACCTTTTCAAAAATGGTGCCGGCATCTTTGAGGAATAAATCGATCTTCTGGAGTACAGCTTTGTCCTGATCTCCGTCCGGACCAGCATCCCGGCAACCCGGACAAGCGGCCAGCAGCAAGACAAGAAGAAAGCAAGTGAACCGTTTCATGCGACCTCCTCCTGGAAAAAGAAGACGTCATACCCACACAGCCGACGCTTTCGCTTTTCCAACCGGCATGAAATAGTCTGAATATTATACTCGATCAGGCGAAATTTTGCGCAAGGGTCAGGGAGTTGTGCAAATGATTCCGTGGCTGCAGAAGGCGTTTGAAGCGTGCTTGACAAAAACAGCTGCGCGATTATACTAATAGTACAAATCATACTTATCATACTTATGAACGGAGAGCCCAAGATGAGCAAACCCCAAGGCAAATACGCCTGGACGGTCAAGGTGGGGGAAAAGGGACAAATCGTTATCCCGAAAGAAGCCCGTCATCTATTTGACATCAATCCCGGTGACACTCTGATTATTTTGGGTGATGAACAACAAGGAATAGCGATACCTCCCAAAAATGCTTTCACTAAACTTATCGCTGCCATCTTTGGTGACACGATGCCTCTGGGAGAGAAAGGTGAATGAGTACAAGTCATTTCGCCGGGCGGCAGTACATCCTATTCGTGTGTGGAGAGCGGAATGGAATCGAAGGTTGGTCAGCCTGTCACAATGATCGAACTGTCTGTTTGGAAATTGGAAGTATAATGTTTGCAGAAGGATCAAGGATTGGAGGTCTGCCATGGATATTCCCGAACTTATGACCAAAAACTTCTTTTACCTCAAGGGTGATGAGTTGTTTTGCTCCTTCTTCGCCAACTCAGTTTACCCCTGGGATCTTCTGGCCTGCATCGGACCCTTCCTTATGGCTCTCGGCTCACAGCTTCCGGAAGAAAGATATGTTCGGACCGGCAAAGATGTCTGGATCGCGCGGTCAGCAAAAGTGGCCGGGTTTTCCACAATCAAAGGGCCGGCCATCATCGGTGAAGAAACTGAGGTGCGGCCCGGGGCCTTTATCCGTGGCAATGTCTTCGTCGGCGACCACTGTGTCATCGGGAATTCGACCGAGCTGAAAAACGCCATGCTGCTGGGACAAGTCGAAGCGCCTCATTTCAATTACATCGGCGACAGCATCCTTTCTTTTGGCGCCCACCTGGGAGCGGGAGTGATCACATCCAATTTGCGTTCGGACCGCAAGAATATCAAAGTCAGGCTGGGAAGTGCAGTCATGGAAACGGGCCTTCGCAAATTCGGTGCCATGATCGCTGAGAATGTTGAGATCGGCTGCAATGCTGTTTTGAGCCCAGGCGTTCTGATCGGGGCGGGGAGTATGATCTATCCCCTTTCCTTCGTGCGCCGGAGCGTTCCCCGCAATTCCATCTACAAAAATCAGGGTGAAGTGACCCACAGGCAGCTCTTCGAATAAATCACCGCCACGGCCGGCGGCCGGCTTATGTTAAAATGCAGGCATGATTCCTGCGCTTATCATTCTCTTTTTGAGTGCGCTTTTTCTTGTATGGCAGGGAACCCTGCCCCCGGAAATCGGCTTCACGCTGATGGCGATTTCTGTCAGCGCCATGATTTGGAAGCGGCTGCGCCGCATCCAGACACTCCGGCGGATACGCATGGAAACCAGGGAGAGAAAAGCGAAGTGGGGCGGAATCATGACCGTTGTCTCCGGACTGTCCAGCTTCACTGGCATGTCCTGCCACCTCTTTATCACGCGCAATGATGAGCTGATCGTTGAAGATCCGGCCGGTATCCGGATTATTCCTCTGTCGGAAATAGAACGTATGGGCCTGCTTTTCGGAAAAACGATCGAAAATTTAGGCGATCAGCAGCTTGTCAAGCAACTTGGCTTTCGTTCGATTCCAAACTTCTCAAGTGTCAGGGCCTGGGTGGCCAGGAATCCGAGAGCCCGAAAATATCTTCTGCTGGTTGTTCGTTTCCTGGAGCCTTTGAATGAACTCGAATACTCTGAGATGGTTGTCTTTTCCGACTTGGAAGGTCACGGCAATCTTAAATCATTCGCTCTGCGGCCGGAAGTGGCCGTTAAAACAGTCGTCCTGCCCAAGCGCGCCAAAGGCCGGGGCAGGACTTTAGGTGATATTACAGCGCCTGTTCCTGACAGGAAGAGCTTGAAATGATATGGAATGAATGAAGTTCATGCAACCGGAATACATGGCTGAAGAGGAGTTTGACCGGATAAGCAGCTGGAGCCGCCAGTTTTTCGAAGAAAATCGCCGGGCCCCCCGCTACCATATCCAGACTTTCGGCTGTCAGCAAAACGATCACGACAGCGAGATCGCAGCCGGCATGCTGGAAGAGATGGGCTTTAAAGAAACGTCCCTGATCGAGGAGGCGGAGCTCATACTCTTCAATACCTGCAGTGTGCGAGCCAGCGCCGAAGACCGGTTTTTCGGCCATCTGGGGCGATTGAAACCCCTCAAAAAGGATCCATTTCTCCTGATCGGCGTTCTGGGCTGCATGATGGAACTGGAAAACAATCGCGATACGCTCTTCCACACCTTTCCCCACGTCGATTTTCTGATAGGGGCCGGAGCCATGGACTTGCTTCCCCA
Encoded here:
- a CDS encoding AbrB/MazE/SpoVT family DNA-binding domain-containing protein yields the protein MSKPQGKYAWTVKVGEKGQIVIPKEARHLFDINPGDTLIILGDEQQGIAIPPKNAFTKLIAAIFGDTMPLGEKGE
- a CDS encoding UDP-N-acetylglucosamine pyrophosphorylase produces the protein MDIPELMTKNFFYLKGDELFCSFFANSVYPWDLLACIGPFLMALGSQLPEERYVRTGKDVWIARSAKVAGFSTIKGPAIIGEETEVRPGAFIRGNVFVGDHCVIGNSTELKNAMLLGQVEAPHFNYIGDSILSFGAHLGAGVITSNLRSDRKNIKVRLGSAVMETGLRKFGAMIAENVEIGCNAVLSPGVLIGAGSMIYPLSFVRRSVPRNSIYKNQGEVTHRQLFE